One stretch of Clavelina lepadiformis chromosome 6, kaClaLepa1.1, whole genome shotgun sequence DNA includes these proteins:
- the LOC143463529 gene encoding frataxin, mitochondrial-like, whose amino-acid sequence MNVRTCTQIFGKFSCAPFRRKFFTHSHKMYLLKLTGTQYLQNCNFGSIEARDFEHLSNLTLDSLSEYFENISESECVPEDFDVNLEGGVLTIFVSKRTGTYVINKQAPNKQIWLSSPISGPKRYDFVNNKWVYARDGKSLHELLEEEFSKHLNMTIDLSDLPYHWNFSR is encoded by the coding sequence ATGAATGTAAGAACATGTACCcaaatatttggaaaattttcttGTGCTCCTTTTAGAAGGAAGTTTTTCACTCATAGCCATAAAATGTATCTTTTGAAGCTAACTGGAACACAATACTTACAAAACTGCAATTTTGGCAGTATTGAAGCAAGAGATTTTGAACACTTAAGCAACCTCACATTAGATTCTTTGTCGGAGTACTTCGAAAATATTTCTGAATCAGAATGTGTTCCAGAAGATTTTGATGTTAATTTAGAAGGTGGTGTGCTAACAATATTTGTTTCCAAACGTACTGGTACATATGTTATCAATAAACAAGCCCCAAATAAACAGATATGGCTGTCATCACCAATCAGTGGCCCCAAACGTTATGattttgttaataataaatGGGTATATGCACGTGATGGGAAGTCTTTACATGAGCTATTAGAAGAAGAATTCAGCAAGCATCTAAATATGACCATTGATTTATCAGATCTTCCATACCATTGGAACTTTTCAAGATAG